The Actinopolyspora erythraea genome has a segment encoding these proteins:
- a CDS encoding putative protein N(5)-glutamine methyltransferase: MNLQGDSRPLTDTVAELRAAGCVFAEREAELLLAAAPTDAELREMTRRRVDGLPLEVVLGWAEFLGTRYVVEPGVFVPRRRSEFLARQAISLVRPGAVVVELCCGSAAITAAVAGAAERIEPHACDIDSNCVRCARRNLAELGGTVHRGDLYEALPEELRGRVELLVANAPYVPTDAIASMPPEAREHEPRVALDGGADGLDVQRRIAAGAPRWLSPGGHLLLETGEWQADRSVAVCAEHGLRARVARSEEDDATVVVATPSRS; this comes from the coding sequence GTGAACCTCCAGGGCGATTCCCGACCGCTGACCGACACCGTCGCCGAGCTGCGCGCGGCGGGCTGCGTCTTCGCCGAGCGCGAGGCGGAACTGCTGCTGGCCGCCGCCCCGACGGACGCCGAGCTGCGCGAGATGACACGCCGACGGGTGGACGGGCTGCCGCTGGAGGTCGTGCTCGGCTGGGCGGAGTTCCTCGGCACCCGGTACGTGGTGGAGCCCGGGGTGTTCGTGCCCCGACGACGCAGCGAGTTCCTGGCTCGCCAGGCGATCTCGCTGGTACGGCCCGGCGCCGTCGTGGTGGAGCTGTGCTGCGGTTCCGCGGCGATCACCGCGGCCGTGGCCGGGGCGGCGGAGCGGATCGAGCCGCACGCCTGCGACATCGATTCCAACTGCGTGCGCTGCGCGCGCCGCAACCTCGCCGAACTCGGCGGTACGGTTCACCGGGGGGATCTCTACGAGGCGCTGCCCGAGGAGCTGCGCGGGCGGGTGGAACTGCTGGTGGCCAACGCGCCCTACGTTCCCACCGACGCGATCGCCTCGATGCCGCCGGAGGCGCGGGAGCACGAACCACGGGTGGCGCTGGACGGCGGTGCCGACGGTCTCGACGTCCAGCGCAGGATCGCCGCCGGAGCCCCCCGGTGGCTGTCGCCGGGAGGGCACCTGCTGTTGGAGACCGGTGAGTGGCAGGCCGATCGCTCGGTGGCCGTCTGCGCCGAGCACGGGCTGCGCGCACGCGTGGCCCGCTCCGAGGAGGACGACGCCACGGTGGTGGTCGCGACCCCGTCGCGATCCTGA
- a CDS encoding acyl-CoA carboxylase epsilon subunit: MSDDPVAESGESARPGTGEPQQPVLRVERGRPDDVEVAALAAALTGLAAASSDGGTTERPARMSLWGDRAAALRYPGGRRPLRPGPNAWRASALPM, encoded by the coding sequence TTGAGCGACGATCCGGTTGCCGAGTCCGGCGAATCCGCCCGCCCGGGCACGGGCGAGCCCCAGCAGCCCGTGCTGCGGGTCGAGCGCGGCAGGCCCGACGACGTCGAGGTGGCCGCGTTGGCCGCGGCGCTGACCGGGCTGGCGGCGGCGAGCTCCGACGGCGGAACCACCGAACGGCCCGCACGCATGTCCTTGTGGGGGGACCGCGCCGCCGCGCTGCGCTACCCCGGCGGGAGGCGGCCGCTGCGCCCCGGCCCGAACGCCTGGCGGGCCTCGGCGCTGCCGATGTGA
- a CDS encoding PH domain-containing protein, producing the protein MAYPDDQLGEGEQVLLHRHPHWKLLVGPLFVLVVVLAGAGFLAVLTESLAWRTPARAALAVIGGVLLLWLVLTPLLRWRTTHFVVTSHRLMIREGVFTRSGVHIPLGRINSVRSRRGLLDRLLGSGTLIVESASDEPLEFDDIPEVDRVQSLLYGAVEEEPDDRYPDGR; encoded by the coding sequence GTGGCTTATCCCGATGACCAGCTCGGCGAGGGGGAGCAGGTGCTGCTGCACCGCCACCCCCACTGGAAACTGCTGGTGGGGCCGTTGTTCGTGCTGGTGGTGGTGCTGGCCGGTGCGGGCTTTCTCGCGGTGCTGACCGAATCGCTCGCCTGGCGGACCCCGGCACGCGCGGCGCTCGCGGTGATCGGCGGTGTGCTGCTGCTTTGGCTGGTGCTGACTCCGCTGCTGCGCTGGCGCACCACCCACTTCGTGGTGACCAGCCACCGCCTGATGATCCGCGAGGGAGTGTTCACCCGTTCCGGGGTGCACATTCCGCTCGGCCGGATCAACAGCGTCCGGTCCCGCCGCGGGCTGCTCGACCGGCTGCTCGGCAGCGGGACGCTGATCGTCGAGTCCGCCTCGGACGAGCCGCTGGAGTTCGACGACATCCCGGAGGTGGACCGGGTGCAGTCGTTGCTGTACG
- the glpK gene encoding glycerol kinase GlpK, whose protein sequence is MASYIAAIDQGTTSTRCIIFDHSGQVVAVDQVEHRQILPKAGWVEHDPMEVWTNTRQVCAGALAKADLVLSEIAAVGITNQRETTVVWDRHTGEPVYNAIVWQDTRTDAIVNELAQGEGGQSRYQSRTGLPLATYFAGPKIRWILDNVDGARDRAERGELMFGTMDTWVLWNSTGGTEGGLHVTDPTNASRTMLMDLRTLSWDPDICAEFGIPMSMLPEIRSSSEVYGHFRKRGVLGGLPISGILGDQQAATFGQACLTPGEAKNTYGTGNFLLLNTGTEPVLSENGLITTVGYKIDEQPTVYCLEGSIAVTGSLVQWMRDNLGMIGSAPEIEQVAASVEDNGGAYFVPAFSGLFAPYWRSDARGVIAGLTRFVNRGHLARAVLESTAFQTREVAEAMNADSGVELKSLKVDGGMVNNELLMQFQADILNVPVIRPKVNETTALGAAYAAGLAVGFWSGEKDIRANWAKDKEWDPKMSEQVRQQQYGEWQKAVTKTFGWVEE, encoded by the coding sequence ATGGCCTCCTACATCGCAGCCATCGACCAGGGAACCACCTCCACCAGGTGCATAATCTTCGACCACTCCGGTCAGGTGGTCGCAGTGGACCAGGTGGAACACCGGCAGATCCTGCCCAAGGCCGGATGGGTCGAGCACGACCCGATGGAAGTCTGGACCAACACGCGGCAGGTGTGCGCCGGTGCACTGGCCAAGGCCGACCTGGTGCTGTCCGAGATAGCCGCCGTCGGCATCACCAACCAGCGCGAGACCACGGTGGTCTGGGACCGGCACACCGGTGAGCCCGTCTACAACGCGATCGTCTGGCAGGACACCCGCACCGACGCCATAGTCAACGAGCTGGCACAGGGCGAGGGCGGCCAGAGCAGGTACCAGTCCCGGACCGGCCTGCCGCTGGCCACCTACTTCGCCGGTCCCAAGATCCGCTGGATCCTGGACAACGTGGACGGCGCGCGGGACCGGGCCGAACGCGGCGAGCTGATGTTCGGCACCATGGACACCTGGGTGCTTTGGAACTCCACCGGGGGAACCGAGGGCGGACTGCACGTCACCGACCCCACCAACGCCTCCCGCACCATGCTCATGGACCTGCGGACGCTGAGCTGGGACCCCGACATCTGCGCCGAGTTCGGCATCCCCATGTCCATGCTCCCGGAGATCCGCTCCTCCTCCGAGGTCTACGGCCACTTCCGGAAGCGCGGCGTGCTCGGCGGGCTGCCGATCTCGGGGATCCTCGGTGACCAACAGGCGGCCACCTTCGGACAGGCCTGCCTGACACCCGGCGAGGCCAAGAACACCTACGGCACCGGCAACTTCCTGCTGCTCAACACCGGGACCGAGCCCGTGCTCAGCGAGAACGGGCTGATCACCACGGTCGGCTACAAGATCGACGAGCAGCCCACGGTGTACTGCCTGGAGGGCTCGATCGCCGTGACCGGCTCGTTGGTGCAGTGGATGCGCGACAACCTCGGCATGATCGGCAGCGCTCCCGAGATCGAGCAGGTCGCCGCCTCGGTGGAGGACAACGGCGGCGCGTACTTCGTGCCCGCCTTCTCCGGGCTGTTCGCGCCGTACTGGCGTTCGGACGCGCGCGGCGTGATCGCCGGCCTGACCAGGTTCGTCAACCGCGGCCACCTGGCGCGCGCGGTGCTGGAGTCCACCGCGTTCCAGACCCGCGAGGTCGCCGAGGCCATGAACGCGGACTCCGGAGTCGAGCTCAAGTCCCTCAAGGTGGACGGCGGCATGGTCAACAACGAGCTGCTGATGCAGTTCCAGGCCGACATCCTCAACGTTCCCGTCATCCGCCCGAAGGTCAACGAGACCACGGCACTCGGCGCGGCCTACGCGGCCGGGCTGGCCGTCGGGTTCTGGTCCGGGGAGAAGGACATCCGCGCCAACTGGGCCAAGGACAAGGAGTGGGACCCGAAGATGTCCGAGCAGGTCCGGCAGCAGCAGTACGGCGAGTGGCAGAAGGCCGTCACCAAGACCTTCGGCTGGGTCGAGGAGTGA
- a CDS encoding biotin--[acetyl-CoA-carboxylase] ligase — protein sequence MTTPPPLDAESLRARLLDGGAYRALDVVTVTGSTNTDLVAAANAGSADRTVLVAEEQRAGRGRMRRSWVSPRYYGLHVSVLLRPVVAARTALSWLPLLAGTALAETVRETTGLAAELKWPNDLLLGGDRKAAGILAEAVTTLDGMAVVLGIGVNVHHDAASLPESAGGLPATSVVAEGAEVDRTELLARLLERLSEIELRWREGVSEDAVDGGMLERYRPLCGTIGRWVRVELGGGRVLEGEARDVDTEGRLVVRDRDGTRTPVSAGDVVHLRPVRR from the coding sequence ATGACCACCCCGCCCCCGCTGGACGCCGAGTCGCTGCGCGCCCGCCTGCTCGACGGCGGTGCGTACCGCGCGCTCGACGTGGTGACCGTTACCGGCTCGACCAACACCGACCTGGTCGCGGCGGCCAACGCCGGTTCCGCCGACCGCACTGTGCTCGTCGCGGAGGAGCAGCGGGCGGGACGGGGCAGGATGCGGCGTTCCTGGGTCTCGCCGCGCTACTACGGGCTGCACGTGAGCGTGCTGCTGCGCCCCGTGGTGGCCGCGCGTACCGCGCTGTCCTGGCTGCCGCTGCTGGCGGGTACCGCGCTGGCCGAGACGGTGCGGGAGACCACCGGGTTGGCGGCCGAGCTGAAGTGGCCGAACGACCTGCTGCTCGGCGGCGACCGCAAGGCGGCGGGCATCCTCGCCGAGGCGGTGACCACTCTGGACGGAATGGCGGTGGTGCTGGGCATCGGGGTCAACGTGCACCACGACGCCGCGAGCCTGCCCGAGAGCGCGGGCGGGCTGCCCGCGACCTCCGTCGTGGCTGAAGGGGCGGAGGTGGACCGCACCGAACTGCTGGCCCGGTTGCTGGAGCGGTTGTCCGAGATCGAGTTGCGCTGGCGCGAGGGGGTCTCCGAGGACGCCGTGGACGGCGGGATGCTGGAGCGCTACCGGCCGTTGTGCGGCACGATCGGCCGTTGGGTGCGCGTCGAGCTCGGCGGTGGTCGTGTGCTGGAGGGCGAGGCCCGCGACGTCGACACCGAGGGCAGGCTCGTCGTCCGGGACCGGGACGGGACGCGTACCCCGGTCTCGGCCGGTGACGTCGTGCACCTTCGTCCGGTGCGGCGGTGA
- a CDS encoding acyl-CoA carboxylase subunit beta yields the protein MSSATEPIGEPSVGEPDIRTTAGKLADLYRRNHEAVHAGSERAVEKQHAKGKYTARERIDLLLDEGSFVELDEHARHRSTNFGMEQSRPYGDGVVTGYGTVDGRQVCVFSQDFTVFGGSLGEVFGEKIVKVMDLALKTGCPLIGINDSGGARIQEGVAALGLYAEIFKRNTHASGVIPQISLIMGPCAGGAVYSPAITDFTVMVNETSHMFITGPDVIKTVTGEDVTFEELGGAHSHNSKSGNAHYMASDEEDAISYVQELLSYMPSNNLAEPPVLDAPAETGKIVENLTEADRELDTLVPDSPNQPYDIHEVLSRVLDDGDFCEVSKLFAPNIVTGYGRVEGHSVGVVANQPTQLAGTLDIEASEKAARFVRTCDAFNIPVVTFVDVPGFLPGTDQEWNGIIRRGAKLLYAYAEATVPLATVITRKAYGGAYDVMGSKHLGADINLAWPTAEIAVMGAQGATNILYRRQLSEAAERGDDVEEVRARLRQEYEDTLCNPYEAAERGYVDSVIPPSHTRGYLARSLRMLRGKKDTLPAKKHGNIPL from the coding sequence ATGAGCAGTGCGACCGAACCGATTGGTGAGCCGTCTGTCGGTGAGCCGGACATCCGCACCACGGCCGGGAAGTTGGCCGATCTGTATCGGCGCAACCACGAGGCGGTGCACGCCGGATCCGAGCGTGCGGTGGAGAAGCAGCACGCCAAGGGCAAGTACACCGCGCGCGAGCGGATCGACTTGCTGCTGGACGAGGGATCGTTCGTCGAGCTGGACGAGCACGCTCGGCACCGATCGACGAACTTCGGGATGGAGCAGTCCCGCCCGTACGGCGACGGCGTGGTGACCGGCTACGGCACGGTGGACGGTCGCCAGGTGTGCGTGTTCTCGCAGGACTTCACCGTGTTCGGTGGCTCGCTGGGCGAGGTGTTCGGCGAGAAGATCGTCAAGGTGATGGACCTGGCCCTCAAGACCGGATGCCCGCTGATCGGCATCAACGACTCCGGCGGCGCCCGCATCCAGGAGGGCGTGGCCGCGCTCGGGCTGTACGCCGAGATCTTCAAGCGCAACACCCACGCCTCCGGGGTGATCCCGCAGATCTCGCTGATCATGGGTCCGTGCGCCGGGGGCGCGGTGTACTCCCCGGCGATCACCGACTTCACCGTGATGGTCAACGAGACCTCGCACATGTTCATCACCGGACCCGACGTGATCAAGACCGTCACCGGTGAGGACGTGACCTTCGAGGAGCTCGGCGGGGCTCACTCGCACAACTCGAAGTCGGGCAACGCCCACTACATGGCCTCCGACGAGGAGGACGCGATCTCCTACGTCCAGGAGCTGCTGTCCTACATGCCGTCCAACAACCTCGCCGAGCCGCCGGTACTCGACGCACCGGCCGAGACCGGTAAGATCGTCGAGAACCTCACCGAGGCCGACCGGGAACTGGACACGCTGGTCCCCGACTCGCCGAACCAGCCCTACGACATCCACGAGGTGCTCAGCCGGGTACTCGACGACGGCGACTTCTGCGAGGTCTCCAAGCTGTTCGCCCCGAACATCGTGACCGGTTACGGGCGCGTCGAGGGGCACAGCGTCGGAGTGGTGGCCAACCAGCCCACGCAGCTGGCCGGAACGCTGGACATCGAGGCCAGCGAGAAGGCGGCCCGGTTCGTCCGCACCTGCGACGCGTTCAACATCCCGGTGGTCACCTTCGTGGACGTGCCGGGGTTCCTGCCGGGCACGGACCAGGAGTGGAACGGCATCATCCGGCGCGGCGCCAAGCTGCTCTACGCCTACGCGGAGGCCACCGTCCCGCTGGCCACCGTCATCACCCGCAAGGCCTACGGCGGGGCCTACGACGTGATGGGCTCCAAGCACCTGGGTGCCGACATCAACCTGGCCTGGCCCACCGCGGAGATCGCGGTGATGGGCGCGCAGGGGGCCACCAACATCCTCTACCGCAGGCAGCTGTCCGAGGCCGCCGAGCGCGGCGACGACGTCGAGGAGGTGCGGGCCCGGTTGCGGCAGGAGTACGAGGACACGCTGTGCAACCCGTACGAGGCCGCCGAGCGCGGTTACGTGGACTCGGTGATCCCGCCCTCCCACACCCGCGGCTACCTGGCGAGGTCGCTGCGGATGCTGCGCGGCAAGAAGGACACGCTCCCCGCCAAGAAGCACGGCAACATCCCGCTGTGA